The Candidatus Methylomirabilis limnetica genome contains a region encoding:
- the trpC gene encoding indole-3-glycerol phosphate synthase TrpC — protein MMLRRILEHKRQEVAEREAVIPLAELMAQAFDSPPPRDFTAAVTRRRMESATREPLKAIAEIKRASPSAGLIRESLDVAELAVSYREAGASAISVLTDGRFFKGSLKDIATARGAIDLPVLRKEFIVSPYQIYESRAHRADAILLIVAALDASQLVDFYSLATSLSLHPLVEVHTLAELETAKKAGATLIGINNRNLATLETSVDTTFALLPYLPPKAVVVSESGISRPEDVRRLTEASVDAILVGEALLSSPDPGGRLRELLLDANG, from the coding sequence ATGATGCTGCGTCGTATTCTTGAGCACAAGCGTCAAGAGGTGGCCGAACGGGAGGCGGTGATCCCGCTTGCGGAGCTGATGGCGCAAGCGTTCGACTCACCGCCACCGCGCGATTTCACGGCGGCCGTGACAAGAAGACGAATGGAGTCGGCGACGCGTGAGCCCCTGAAGGCGATCGCCGAGATTAAACGCGCCTCACCTTCCGCGGGACTGATCCGCGAGTCGCTTGACGTGGCTGAGCTTGCGGTGTCCTACCGGGAGGCGGGCGCAAGTGCGATCTCAGTTCTCACAGATGGCCGGTTCTTCAAAGGGAGCCTGAAGGATATCGCGACAGCCAGGGGGGCGATCGATCTGCCGGTACTCAGGAAGGAGTTCATCGTGAGCCCCTACCAGATTTACGAGAGTCGCGCGCATCGGGCAGACGCGATTCTACTTATCGTGGCGGCCCTTGATGCTTCGCAACTGGTGGACTTCTATTCGCTGGCCACATCGCTTTCACTGCACCCGCTGGTTGAGGTCCACACCCTCGCAGAACTTGAGACCGCCAAGAAGGCGGGGGCCACGCTTATCGGGATCAATAATCGGAATCTTGCAACCCTGGAGACCAGTGTAGACACCACGTTTGCGCTCTTGCCATACCTTCCCCCGAAGGCGGTGGTCGTGAGTGAAAGCGGCATCAGCCGCCCCGAAGATGTACGGCGTCTGACCGAAGCTTCCGTGGATGCGATCCTGGT
- a CDS encoding anthranilate synthase component II encodes MLVVIDNYDSFTYNLVQYLGELGERPRVFRNDQITLEEVASLHPDRIVISPGPKTPKEAGISCDLILQFAGQIPILGVCLGHQCIGAAFGGQIVRASRLMHGKTSPIHHDGRTIFSGLPNPFEATRYHSLLVNREGLPDCLEISAETAEGEIMGVRHKEHQIEGIQFHPESILTKEGMALLRNFLSLS; translated from the coding sequence ATGCTGGTCGTCATCGATAACTACGATTCCTTCACCTATAATCTGGTCCAGTATCTGGGCGAGCTCGGCGAACGTCCTCGCGTCTTCCGGAACGATCAGATCACCCTGGAGGAGGTTGCTTCGCTTCATCCGGATCGGATTGTGATCTCTCCGGGACCGAAGACGCCGAAAGAAGCCGGCATCAGTTGTGATCTGATCCTACAGTTTGCCGGACAGATCCCGATCCTTGGTGTCTGCCTCGGTCATCAGTGCATTGGTGCCGCGTTTGGCGGCCAGATCGTGAGGGCGTCTCGCTTGATGCACGGCAAGACCTCTCCGATTCACCATGACGGTCGGACTATCTTCTCCGGACTCCCGAACCCCTTTGAGGCAACGCGCTACCATTCGCTCCTTGTGAATAGGGAGGGTTTACCGGATTGTCTGGAGATTTCCGCCGAGACCGCCGAAGGAGAGATTATGGGAGTTCGCCACAAGGAGCATCAGATCGAAGGGATTCAGTTCCACCCCGAATCGATCCTGACGAAGGAAGGTATGGCCCTGCTCAGAAACTTCCTCTCACTCTCCTGA
- the trpD gene encoding anthranilate phosphoribosyltransferase, with amino-acid sequence MILEALQKVVERRDLSPEEAFMTMEEMMSGKASDPQIAAFLTALRCKGETVVEVTSFARAMRAHVFPVVVGARCNVPLLVDTCGTGGDVSHTFNISTAAAFVVAGAGIQVAKHGNRSVSSLCGSADVMEALGVDLALTPQQVGDCIDEVGIGFLYAPLLHIAMRYVMTARRDIRIRTVFNILGPLTNPAGASAQVVGVYEERLTELLASVLNALGSKRAFVVCGLDGLDELSPTGESRVSEVKDGHVHTYMVAPEDFGIKRATLSDLRGGSAAENAEIIKRILDGEEGPKRDVVVMNAALAIVAGGKADDFQDGATLAAHSIDSGAAAEKLYRLVEFSRRHCWQ; translated from the coding sequence ATGATCCTTGAAGCGTTACAGAAGGTGGTAGAGCGAAGAGACCTCAGCCCTGAAGAGGCCTTCATGACCATGGAAGAGATGATGTCAGGAAAGGCGTCTGACCCGCAGATCGCAGCCTTCCTCACGGCGCTTCGATGTAAGGGCGAGACGGTGGTTGAGGTAACCAGTTTTGCCAGGGCGATGCGGGCGCACGTGTTTCCGGTGGTGGTAGGGGCACGTTGCAACGTGCCCCTCTTAGTCGATACCTGTGGTACCGGGGGCGATGTCAGCCACACCTTTAACATCTCAACGGCGGCGGCCTTCGTGGTGGCCGGAGCAGGTATCCAGGTGGCCAAGCATGGCAACCGCTCGGTGTCGAGTCTGTGCGGAAGCGCTGATGTCATGGAGGCGCTGGGCGTAGACCTCGCGCTCACGCCGCAGCAGGTGGGGGACTGCATCGACGAAGTCGGGATCGGATTCCTGTACGCGCCGCTTTTGCACATAGCCATGCGGTACGTGATGACGGCTCGCAGGGATATACGGATCCGAACGGTGTTCAATATTCTTGGTCCCCTGACCAATCCTGCCGGTGCATCGGCTCAGGTAGTGGGCGTGTATGAGGAACGTCTTACCGAACTCTTAGCCAGCGTGCTGAATGCTCTTGGGTCGAAGCGGGCGTTTGTCGTGTGTGGCCTTGACGGGCTTGATGAGCTCTCACCCACGGGAGAGAGTAGGGTCTCCGAGGTCAAGGATGGGCATGTTCACACGTACATGGTCGCGCCGGAGGATTTCGGTATCAAGCGGGCAACGCTTAGCGACCTGCGGGGCGGCAGTGCCGCGGAGAATGCAGAGATCATCAAACGGATCCTGGATGGGGAGGAGGGGCCGAAACGCGACGTTGTGGTGATGAACGCCGCCCTCGCTATCGTTGCTGGCGGTAAGGCTGATGACTTCCAGGATGGGGCCACACTGGCTGCTCACTCAATCGATAGCGGTGCCGCCGCGGAGAAGCTCTATCGCCTGGTAGAGTTCAGCCGGCGACACTGCTGGCAGTGA
- the trpE gene encoding anthranilate synthase component I, protein MLHPSFDDFSRKAEDGNLIPVYREILADMDTPVSAFRKIDRGEYAFLLESVEGGEKWGRYSFLSSSPGLIFKAKGSTVEVITEAGIESHAIEKDVLEPLKAILARYRPVRTDGLPRFYGGMVGFLAYDVVRQFERLPAMTKDDLDLPDALFLLPDTLLIFDNVSHRIKVVSNVLVPEANPRRLREAYDDAARKIDAVVEALRRPLDVRHTEGRGAGELQLGSTMSRAEFIQAVQRAKEYVRAGDVVQAVISQRLSTKTSADPFDVYRALRIINPSPYMYYLRLGDFQVVGSSPEVLVRLEEGRIDLRPIAGTRPRGQSDAEDLALEQELLADPKERAEHIMLVDLGRNDVGRVAEVGSVTVSELMTVERYSHVMHIVSNVKGMLAEGCDAFDLLRACFPAGTVTGAPKIRAMEIIEELEPVRRGPYAGAVGYFGFSGNMDTCITIRTVVITDGTAHVQVGAGIVADSDPEREYEETMNKAKGMLKAIEMAESGDLWIGCAG, encoded by the coding sequence ATGTTGCACCCATCGTTCGATGATTTTTCGCGAAAGGCCGAGGATGGGAACCTGATTCCCGTCTATCGCGAGATCCTCGCTGACATGGATACTCCGGTCTCGGCCTTTCGGAAGATCGATCGCGGCGAGTATGCCTTCCTGCTGGAGAGCGTTGAGGGGGGAGAAAAGTGGGGCCGCTATAGCTTTCTGAGCAGTAGCCCCGGCCTTATCTTTAAAGCGAAGGGATCGACGGTTGAGGTGATTACCGAAGCCGGAATTGAATCTCACGCCATCGAGAAAGACGTGCTGGAGCCACTGAAGGCGATCCTCGCGCGGTATCGGCCGGTGCGTACGGATGGTCTTCCCAGGTTCTATGGGGGGATGGTGGGGTTTTTGGCCTACGATGTCGTTCGACAGTTCGAACGGCTTCCGGCGATGACCAAAGACGATCTCGACCTACCCGACGCCCTCTTCCTCCTGCCCGATACCCTGCTGATCTTCGACAATGTCTCTCACCGGATCAAGGTGGTTTCCAATGTCCTTGTTCCCGAGGCGAATCCGCGGCGGCTCCGGGAGGCGTACGACGATGCCGCCAGGAAGATCGATGCGGTTGTCGAGGCGCTGCGGCGTCCACTTGATGTGCGCCACACGGAGGGCCGAGGCGCGGGAGAGCTGCAACTTGGCTCCACCATGAGCCGTGCAGAGTTCATCCAGGCCGTACAGCGCGCCAAGGAGTATGTGCGGGCTGGGGATGTTGTCCAGGCGGTGATCTCCCAGCGTCTATCGACCAAAACCTCGGCCGATCCTTTCGATGTCTACCGGGCCCTCCGAATCATTAACCCGTCACCGTATATGTACTACCTGCGTTTGGGCGATTTCCAGGTGGTCGGTAGTTCACCTGAGGTACTCGTCCGATTGGAGGAGGGGAGGATCGATCTCCGTCCGATCGCCGGCACCCGCCCCAGGGGGCAGAGCGATGCAGAAGACCTGGCCCTGGAGCAGGAACTGCTCGCCGATCCCAAAGAACGGGCAGAGCACATCATGCTGGTAGACCTCGGACGAAACGATGTCGGGCGGGTGGCCGAGGTAGGGTCGGTCACCGTCTCGGAGCTGATGACGGTGGAGCGGTATTCGCACGTGATGCATATCGTCTCCAACGTCAAAGGAATGCTCGCTGAGGGGTGTGATGCCTTCGATCTGCTGCGTGCCTGTTTTCCCGCTGGAACGGTGACCGGCGCTCCCAAGATACGAGCCATGGAGATTATCGAGGAGCTGGAGCCGGTGCGCCGAGGGCCGTATGCGGGCGCGGTCGGGTATTTTGGCTTCTCCGGCAACATGGATACCTGTATTACTATCCGCACCGTTGTCATCACCGACGGGACCGCACATGTCCAGGTAGGCGCCGGGATCGTCGCCGACTCCGACCCGGAGCGGGAATACGAGGAGACGATGAATAAGGCCAAGGGGATGCTCAAGGCGATCGAGATGGCTGAATCAGGCGATCTCTGGATCGGATGTGCGGGGTAA